In Periplaneta americana isolate PAMFEO1 chromosome 3, P.americana_PAMFEO1_priV1, whole genome shotgun sequence, the following are encoded in one genomic region:
- the LOC138695715 gene encoding uncharacterized protein codes for METPPRKAPREKIRSQSRKLIYNVFKFCKEEKKNGLVIPLKRAVERTAKSVGKSEKSVRNIAKECEKASLSGTQIVTPDKNRKRQKKCELDEFEKCVIRRTFLEYYAERREIPTVKKLFSAVKEKINFNGGQKTFWRLLKDMGYTFKKCKNVRHVLIERHDIVARRAAYLRALRKNEKGPKKPIVYTDETWVHTHSTVKKCWQRDEIPGVLVNNCAGQRAIVVHAGGEMGFIHGAELIYDSRSATDDCHNEMNSATYNRWLREKLIPNLPAESIVVLDNAPYHTVQENRAPTMASRKEQIVAWLKENGLKYAEDLTKRELLEIVKANKLEPVYSVDRILRENGFTVLRLPPHNCDLNPMELIWNLLKQRTADKNVSSVTFKQLREVTSQCISDITEQDWKRACAKVKAIQEEYWYRDALMEEEIERIITDVGLVSSDEENAGNTSIANVWEDDDSSTDTTSGSSTETASETGTMRALSPLQYQMSASDSALLDVIKTEPEEVDPLALD; via the exons ATGGAAACTCCGCCTAGGAAGGCACCGCGGGAAAAAATACGTTCCCAAAGTAGAAAgttaatatataatgtatttaagttctgtaaagaagaaaaaaagaatggtCTAGTTATTCCTCTGAAAAGAGCTGTGGAAAGAACAGCGAAATCAGTGGGAAAGAGTGAAAAATCAGTGAGAAATATAGCAAAAGAATGCGAGAAAGCTAGCCTTTCGGGCACGCAAATTGTAACACCCGACAAAAATCGGAAACGACAAAAGAAATGTGAACTTGACGAGTTTGAGAAATGTGTCATTCGCAGAACATTTTTAGAATATTATGCAGAGCGTAGGGAAATCCCAACAGTGAAAAAACTATTTAGTGccgtaaaagaaaaaattaatttcaatggtGGACAGAAAACGTTTTGGCGACTATTGAAAGACATGGGTTATACTTTcaaaaagtgtaaaaatgtgCGACACGTTTTAATAGAGCGCCATGACATTGTTGCTCGCAGAGCAGCCTATTTGCGGGCTTTGAGAAAAAATGAAAAGGGGCCTAAGAAACCGATTGTTTACACTGACGAAACGTGGGTACACACCCATTCTACAGTGAAGAAGTGTTGGCAACGTGATGAAATTCCTGGCGTGTTGGTGAATAATTGTGCCGGACAAAGAGCTATAGTGGTACATGCTGGTGGAGAGATGGGTTTCATCCACGGGGCGGAATTGATTTACGATTCTAGATCTGCAACGGATGATTGCCACAACGAGATGAACAGCGCCACTTACAACAGATGGCTTCGCGAAAAGCTGATACCAAATCTTCCGGCTGAGAGCATTGTTGTCCTTGACAATGCTCCTTACCACacagtccaggaaaacagagctCCCACCATGGCGTCTCGAAAAGAACAGATTGTGGCATGGCTGAAAGAGAACGGTTTGAAATATGCCGAGGACTTGACTAAGAGGGAGTTGCTGGAAATAGTGAAGGCAAATAAGCTGGAGCCAGTGTACTCGGTGGACAGAATATTAAGAGAGAATGGGTTTACTGTTTTGAGACTTCCGCCTCATAATTGCGATCTCAATCCTATGGAGTTAATATGGAACTTGCTGAAGCAAAGAACTGCAGACAAGAATGTTAGTTCTGTTACATTCAAGCAGCTCAGAGAAGTGACTAGCCAGTGTATAAGTGACATCACGGAACAGGACTGGAAACGAGCGTGTGCCAAAGTTAAAGCCATACAAGAAGAATATTGGTATCGCGATGCTTTGATGGAAGAAGAAATAGAGAGGATAATAACCGATGTGGGTTTGGTCAGCAGCGATGAAGAGAATGCAGGCAACACGTCCATTGCCAATGTCTGGGAAGATGATGACAGCTCCACAGATACTACAAGTGGGAGTTCAACAGAAACCGCAAGCGAGACTGGGACAATGAGAGCACTGTCCCCTCTTCAATACCAG ATGTCTGCTTCTGACTCAGCCCTGTTGGACGTCATCAAGACAGAGCCAGAGGAAGTCGACCCGTTGGCTTTGGATTGA